The Kribbella shirazensis genomic interval GAGATCGTTAACGAGATAACCCTGGATCCTCGGCCCGCTTCCCTTGGAACAGACGTCCAAAGTCGAAACCGTTCACCCCCTGTTGAGTTGTCAAACTCCCACCCGTACCGCGGTGGAACCTCCACACTATCAAGTCCAACAGACTGCCCGCACCTGACATTCCCGCCGGGCCTACTTGATCAGGCGGAGGGTGAACGGGTAGCGGAACTTGCTGCCGGCCGCCGTGGCCAGGCCGCCGATTCCGGTCAGCAGGAACCACAGCATCCCGAGCACCGGGAACAGGAACCCCAGGAACCCGTCGGTGATTCCCGTCATGATCCCCAGCAGCGCGAACGCCCCGAACGCGGTCAGCTGGAAGTTCAGTGCCTCGACCGCGTGCCGGCGTACGGCGGGATTCTTCTTGCCGGTCGTGGCGACGACCACCGCCGGGCCGACGAAGAACGTCGGGTACCCGAGCCAGTGGGCGACCGTGCCCATCCCCCGCCCGTCACCGCGGTAGGTCTGCAGCGGCGCCGGACGCGTGAAGGCCGCCGGTGCGTACGTCGGCACCGGCCGGGACACGAGCCCGTCGAACGTGCTGTTGAGTTCGGCCCGGGTGCGCGCCTTGAGCGCCAGTTCCAGCCGGCCGTCGAACTCCATGTGGTCCAGCCGACCGTCGGCGTACATTTCTTTCAGGATCTCGACGGCCCGATCCCGCTGGACCGTCGTCACCAGCAGCTCTGAAGTGGACATACTCCCACTGTGCGCGCCCACGGCCGCCCGCCCCATCGGGTGCAGCCCGGACCGACCCCTGACCCGACCCCGGAGCCCCGAAGCCTGTCGGCTCAGCGCACCTGCCGGCCGTAGTCCGCGAGGACGAAGGGCGGGATCAGGTCGACGACACCGCTCAGTACAGGCAACGCCGCCAGAGCCTGCGGCACGGTCCAGGGCTTGGCCGCGAAGGCGACGACCAGGTTGCCGGAGACCCGGAGGTTCACCGGCGGCCGGGCGAGCAGCCACTCCATCATCCGGGGGTGCAGCATCGCCAACGCATAGCGGTCATCCGCACCGACCACCCGGAACCGCCGGTTGAAGTCCTCACTCTCCACCTCGACCCGCGACGTGCCCGGCTCGACGACCGCACCGTCACCGACGACCGAGGCGGGCCCGATGGCCAGCTCCGGTAACCGGACGGGCAGCTCGATCGCGACCAGGTGATTGACCCAGGTGGTCGGCAGATAACGGCCCCTGGTCGTGTGGACGAACTCTGCCATCCGGATCCGGCGGCCCTGGTACTCGCCGACCAGGATCCGGCGCAGCTGCCCGTCCGGCGCGAAGATCCGGCAGCCGGCCGCGTGGAGCTGGCCGTCGGCGTCGGTCCCCGGGCGCCAGCCGTATCGTTCCGCGCCGGCCTGCTCGCGGGCGAGACGGGCCTGGGCCCGGTCGACCCACGGACCGCCGACGCGCGCGATCAGCCAGCCGAAGAGTACGGCGAAGCCGATGAACACGGCGAATCCCACCTGAAGTCCGGCCCAGGCGTGGAGCCAGCGGGGCACCGAGACAGCGAGCACGGGTTTCTCCTATGTCAAGCCGCGGCCGCGAGTCCGGTTGCGGTCGCGGTTGACGGGTTGTTCTTGAGGGTGTTGAACACGACTCGTGCGAGTCGTCGCTTGAGGCAGCGCAGGGCCTCGGTGGTGGAGTCGCCGGCCGCGAGGCGTTTGTCGTAGTAGGCCTTGCCGAGGCCGCCGAGACGGATCTGGGTGACCGCGATTCTGTGGAGAGCGGCGTTGAGTTGGCGGTTGCCGGATCTGTTCACCCGGACCCGGCCGGCGGTGCGGCCGGACCAGACAGGGATGGGAGCGACACCGGCGTGCATGGCGTACTTGGCCTCGTGGGGGAAGCGGGTGATGCCGGCGGTCTCGCCGACGATCTTCGCCGCGGTCAGGGTCCCGCAGCCCTCGAGTTCGAGCAGGGCCGGGGCCTGGACGGCCACCAGCGCGGCGATCTCGGTCTTGAGCGTGTTCACCCGTGCGGTGAGGGTCTCGATATCGGTGAGAAGTTCCCGGGCAAGCCGGGCGTCGATCCCGGACCGGTCTGCGAGCAACTCGGCCATG includes:
- a CDS encoding DUF1707 and DUF4870 domain-containing protein — encoded protein: MSTSELLVTTVQRDRAVEILKEMYADGRLDHMEFDGRLELALKARTRAELNSTFDGLVSRPVPTYAPAAFTRPAPLQTYRGDGRGMGTVAHWLGYPTFFVGPAVVVATTGKKNPAVRRHAVEALNFQLTAFGAFALLGIMTGITDGFLGFLFPVLGMLWFLLTGIGGLATAAGSKFRYPFTLRLIK
- a CDS encoding DUF3137 domain-containing protein, yielding MLAVSVPRWLHAWAGLQVGFAVFIGFAVLFGWLIARVGGPWVDRAQARLAREQAGAERYGWRPGTDADGQLHAAGCRIFAPDGQLRRILVGEYQGRRIRMAEFVHTTRGRYLPTTWVNHLVAIELPVRLPELAIGPASVVGDGAVVEPGTSRVEVESEDFNRRFRVVGADDRYALAMLHPRMMEWLLARPPVNLRVSGNLVVAFAAKPWTVPQALAALPVLSGVVDLIPPFVLADYGRQVR